The region GAAGGAACCGGCGCAATTATCAGCATTGAAGAATTTATTAATCAAATCGCAGCAAATTCACAGGTAAATATAAATTTTGACTCGCAGGACTCAAGCAATAATTCAGCGCTCTCACTGTCATTATCAGATGACGAAAAAATTATTTATGCGTTAATTCAGGGCAAGAATAATATCACTCTCGACGAAATATTAATCAGCAGCGGACTTGATTTAATTGACATTCAGACGGCATTAATAGAACTTGAGGCCGATAATTTAATCACAAGCAATGCGGGCAGATACTCGGCAGTAATTTAACGCTTCATAAATGCCCGGAAAAATTTATTTAGTGCTTGACACCTAATGACGCTGTAGCCTCAAGAATTTCGTAACGTTCCATTTGTAAGTGTTTCTCCATTTTTAGGGCTTCTTCGATGGGAGTCTCGACGATTCCTCCCTCACGTGTGCAAATAACGCTTCCCGAACGTCCTTCAGCAAATGCCTTTACAGCGTAATAACCCATTCGAGTCGCTGTTTCTCTGTCCCGTCCTGTGGGTGCGCCGCCTCGTTGAATATGTCCTAAAACAGTAACACGCGGATCCATGCCGAGAGAATCTTTTATGCGTTGTGCTATTTCTATTGCGCTGCCGGCACCTTCTGCTACGACGATCATAAAATGTGTAATGCCTGAGAGTCTTGCGTTCTGGATTCTTTCGACGACATCGACTTGAAAATCTATTTCGCGTTCAGGAACTAACACGCACGTTGCATCGACCGCGAGTCCGACATAAAGCGCGAGAAATCCTGCGTGCCTTCCCATTACTTCAACGACGGAACATCTTTCATGAGACTGCATTGTGTCGCGTAATTTGTCAATGCAATCAATAGCAGTGTTGCAGGCCGAGTCAAAACCTATTGTGTAATTTGTGCAGCCTATATCGTTATCAATTGTCGCAGGAATCCCCATGACAGGAACTCCAAGCCGTGAAAGTTCGAGAGCGCCTCTAAATGTCCCGTCGCCGCCTACAGCAACAACGCCGTCAAGACCCAACATTTTGCACGTTGCTACAGCTTTTTCGCGGCCTTTTTCCGTCATAAATTCTTCGCTTCGTGCGGTGTATAAAATTGTTCCGCCTCTTCCGACTGTATGACGCACGACATCAGCTGTAATTGGAATAAAATCGCCGTTGATTAAACCTTGCCAGCCTCGTCTAATTCCGATACATTCAATGCCGAAAAAATTTGCAGTCCTTGATACAGCGCGTATAACTGCATTCATTCCGGGTGCGTCTCCTCCGCTTGTGAGGACTCCTATACGTTTTATTTTCTTGTCCGACATAAAATTAATAGCTCCTTCCATGAAGTAAATATCGTGTGTGAATTATATAATACGTAATAAAACCTGAACGAGCAAGAAAAATTTTTATGATTCAGACTACCAAATAAGGCCTATTTTTACAACTGCTACAGAATACATCTGCGTTTTCTATGCTAATTTCGCACTAAACTATATATTTTTTCAGTACGGGAATATGATTCAAGACTCCTGATATAGCAAACGAAATTATAAACACGAAAATTACTGTTGCCGGAATAGAAATTATCGGGTTGCACATTTTCGCGCTAATTCCTATGTTACTTGCGAACGTAAGAATCATATCATGCACTAGGTAAGCTCCGAAACTATATTTTGACAGAGTCATTATAACTCTTGAAGGC is a window of Synergistaceae bacterium DNA encoding:
- a CDS encoding 6-phosphofructokinase, which produces MSDKKIKRIGVLTSGGDAPGMNAVIRAVSRTANFFGIECIGIRRGWQGLINGDFIPITADVVRHTVGRGGTILYTARSEEFMTEKGREKAVATCKMLGLDGVVAVGGDGTFRGALELSRLGVPVMGIPATIDNDIGCTNYTIGFDSACNTAIDCIDKLRDTMQSHERCSVVEVMGRHAGFLALYVGLAVDATCVLVPEREIDFQVDVVERIQNARLSGITHFMIVVAEGAGSAIEIAQRIKDSLGMDPRVTVLGHIQRGGAPTGRDRETATRMGYYAVKAFAEGRSGSVICTREGGIVETPIEEALKMEKHLQMERYEILEATASLGVKH